tgctccccaccctgaACTGAATGGAACTTGGATCTCCTCCCTTTGTCCATGGTCTACACAGGCCTTGGTGACCACTCTAGGCCCTTTCCATTGTCCTGGCAGGGAGCTTGGATTTTAGAGATATCAGTCTAAATACCTTAAACCCTGAACTCTCCAAGATGAGAATGTTATCCTGGTCACTTCTTTATATCCAATGTCTAGCACAAAGCCTGAGCTACAGTAGGTGCTTAGGACATTTTTATGGAACTGCACTGTGGAATCTTTTAGCTGGtccctttctgtctcccccaACAAGCTCTTCTGGGGCAGGGCTGTCTCTTACGTCTCTGTGGCTGACCtagagtaggtgctcagttcATAGGTGTAGGTGGAGATTGTTTCAtgcccgttttacagatgaggaaaatgagccTCAGGAAGGTTTAAATGACCTGCCCAAGGGCATGTAGGTGGTTAGAGAAAGAGCATGACTTGGACCTTATACAGAGCTGTTGAGTGGAACCGACTCTGCCCACACCTTCCTGGTCGTGCTCACCAAGAGGAAGATGGCTCCACCAGGCTCGTCCAGGGACTGGATGGCTTTCTCCACCAGCTTGGTGGACTTGTCCAGTTGCTCCCGGTACTGCTGTGTGAGGGCCTCGATGAAGCTGAgcttctcctcctgctcctgcgtGATCTGCTGCAGCAGCTCACTCTTCTTCTCATCCAGGATGGTGTACAGCATGTCGAACTTCCGGCTCAGCTGTTCCTTCGCCTGGTGACTGTTCTCCTGGGGACAGAAATCTTGGAGTCAtgccctgtgggcctctccccatccccaacaCTTCCTTTCTGGAATGGGTGGGCTAGGAACAGAGAATCTAAAGCTGGAAGAGGTCTTACTGCACCCTCAGTTTACACAAGATGAAGTGAAGGTTTAGCAAGAAGAAAGCACTTGCTAAGTTTTCATAGCTCCTCAGTACACATCTGGAGTCTGGTGTCATGGGGAAGGCAACCCCCTTCCTCAAAAATAGAGACTCTGGggtcaaatgaaataatacattctGGCCCTCCAGTGTGTCCACAAGTCACActcttctccccattttaggACCAAGAATGGATTTGAGAAGCTCTGCAGCACTTGGTCCTGGAAGAGGTGGAGAAGCAGCTCCTCCCCTAGTGACCTCCTCAGTGAAGGTCCCTTGTCTTTAACACAGATGCTACATCTCAGTTTCCTATCTGGATACAAAAATGGATACATTAATAGCATCTCATCAGACTGGGGGCTCTAGCATCATCTATCAGCCTGGGAGCCCACATGGGTGGTAACAatgtccccttccttcctttgaaCCGATCTATTACACACTCTGTCTACCAGCAATATGACGGTCCCTTGCCCCCGTCTCATCTCCAGGGACCCATCCCAGTGAAGAAAGGAAATCATGGGTGCTTctgcagaaatagaaaagtttCCTTCTGCCTCTACAGTCTTGCTGCTCAAATTGTGGTCCATGGGCCGGCAACCTGGGCAAACCCCGAGAACTTGTGAGAAACACAGAATTCCATGCCTCATCCCAGGTCTCTTGAATCAGAACTTGAATTTTAATAAGACCCCAGGTTGACTTGTGTGTATGTCAAAGTTTGAAGCCTTGGTCTACAGCACATAGAGAACAATGGTCTAAAAACTACcaatgctaaaaaataaaatcaaacccTGGGAAtttttggtggggtggggggctgtcttGTTCACCACCCCATCCCTAGGGCCACGGGCAGGGCCTGACACCCCGCTGTGCTCCAGAAACgtttgttgaatgagtggatTAGAGGGTTAGTCAgtcccttcccaccacccctgcTTGAACACCCCAGGCTGCAGGCCCCAGCCTTGAGTCACAGCCCATGGATGAGCCTTCACCCCACAGGTTAGGCTGCGCTGGAGGCTTCAAACCCCCGGGTCCCCTCACCTTGGTGACACGACTGGAGTCCTCCAGCTGAGTGATGATGGTCTGCACGCGGTCGTTCCCCGCCACCAGCATGGAGATGCAGTTGCTCAGTTCAGTCTagatgggaggaggggatgggggatcaggagaggagagacagaaataGTCTCAGGGCCTGCCCTCTTGGGAATTGGCCGCACGTTGGcaccctcactcccctctctgctaAAAAGAGCCTCCAGTAGCTGTCGGGACGCTCTTTCTGAGGTCCAGCTGAGGTCCAGAGCAGAGAATATGAGAGatactgtttcctttattttacaggtggagcacagagaggggaggtgaGCTGCCCAAAATGTACAGCAAGGTACTGGTAGAGGAGGGGCTTGTTTCTAAGAAAGAAGGGATGAAGACAGGAAAGAGTTGGGGGTTCAAGAAAAGACCaatggtgggggggtgggggaagtggtggtgggaaaatggagacaactgcattcgaacattaattttaaaaatgatttaaaaaagagagcaagagaagggcaggaggtggggaagaaagaATATGGAAAGAGGGGCCACAGGTCGCTGCACAGACAGGGTAGGGGGTCTCCCACAGGTCCGGGGAATTTGGAGCCCGAGACAGGTGACTGGCACAGGAAGAGGTACCTGGGGCCCAAAGCACAGTGGGGTGTAAAAGTCGTGGCCTGAGAGGCCCCCATGGCCTGAGAGGCCCCTGTGGCCTGGCCCCGGGGTCTGGCCTCTCCCCTGTGGCCACACCCAGGTGCTCTCAAGTGGCTCTAAGTATAACCCATGAGCTCAGCCGCCTCCCCCAGGAAGGCAAGGACTGTTGTCCCTGTAGCCTGGGAAGTCCCTCCAGAGGGACCATTACTGAAAGGCTGGCTCAGCAGGTCTGCAAGGATCAAATCTGAATCCTGAATCATCGGGCCGTGCCCGACAGGCTGCGAGAGGCCGTGGCTCGGGCCAGTACCTTCTGTCCCTGGAAGACACTCTGCAGCGGGGCCACCTCGCATGCCTTGTGGGCCCCAAACACCTTGCACATGGAGCACGTGGGCGTCTCGCAGGTGAGGCAGTAGATGTTGATTTTCTCGTCTTCGTGCTCCTTGCACATGGGGTGTCTGCCCTTCTGCAGGGGCCTGCTGAAGTGGAAGAGTCACGAGTCACAAGGTGGGGGTCTCCTCACCCCACTCCAGTCATAGCCCCCCCCCAGATCCATGACCCTGGTGCTCAGTGATTGGATGCCCTGAGCCTTTTCTTTATTCTGGGGGGAACCAGTGCCAGGGAAGCCAATGACACCATGGTTGTCACCACATACTAGGACTCAAACTCTGGTGATGGAGTCCGCTTGGACATTGGGAGGGTGGTAGAATCCCAGAGTCAGATCTGGAGACATTTTCAAGAAGAGGAAACTGGGCCCCTGAAAGGTGaattgacttgcccaaggtcacccagccagtCAGGGCAGGGGAGGCTGAAGTTCGTTTGCTCTAATAATAGTCACCACAGCTCTCGGGTTCTGCAGGCTGGGCTCTAAGTGAAGCCGTTTATCATGGCCTCATTGGATTCTATATTTAATCCACCAGACTGTAACCTCCGTCAAAGCAGGGAAGTTTGCCCACTCCCTTCAGCCCTGAACCTGCAGCGTACAGTGCTCTGCACCGAGGAGGTGGGGAGTAAGTACAGATGGAAGGAACGAATTAGCAAGCATGGAGGGTGCCCCGACGCTCAGAGGAGGAGGCAGTGTGAGTGCCCGAGCCACGCAGCTAGTGCACGAGCTTCTCAGGGCTGCCCAACAGCCCAGCACAAGCCTTGACTCCCAGTCCAGAGATTGTCCTCCCAGGGTCTAgacccttccttccctgtcctccCAAACACTCATTTTTAGaatgtctttctccctttgtctctctctccacttGGGGCTCTGACGTGTTATCTGTGCTTCTCTCAGGAAACTGGTTGCCTCCTACCTGAGATTCATTTTGGGGGGTCTAGGTCTCATCTCCCCTCACTAGACTTCACACTTGTTGGGAGTCGACACTGTGTCTATACCACCTCTGACTTCCCAGCCCCTAACACTGCAGGCGACCGCCCAGCCCAGACTTCCGCATCCGGGTTTGAATTGGGCTGTTCTGCATTTATTCAttctgtgatcttggacaagtactttcacttctctgagctgtggcttcctcccagagcccctgggaTCGTGGCAGGAGTTGGCTGTCATGGCGGTGCAGTGCCCCGCACAGGGCAGACCCCTACTGTGGCGGCTATCTTTGTCCTCCAACCACGCAGGAAGCCCTCGCAGGTTCAAACACAATAGGGCCTTCATAGGTTGCCACTGGCTAGGCTAATATTCTGGCACAATGTTGATTTTAGTAGGATTATAatgatggaaaatatatttgcattttgtaGCGTCGAGCCCTAGCGACACGAGACACAACAGCAGGCAGAGTGTTGGTCGCGGAGCCAGCCAGACAGGCTGCCTCTCAGCTGCAGCACTTGCAAGCTGAGTGGCCTTCTCGTGTCCAATGAGGGCAAGAATGCCTTAGAGTTACCGTGAAAATTAAGTAGGGGTAACTCGTGGGAAATAGTACGGTGCCTacgcatagtaggtgctcaataaatgtttgacattttttaacatttcccaTTAAAAGCCTACACAGTCCCCGAAACGGATCTTACTGTGCCCTCTGAAAGCAGGGGAAATGAAGGCTTGAAGACTTACCCAGGACCCTACAATGCATTAGTAACAGAGTCGGACGAGCGAACACAGTTCCCTAGGCCTGGGCTTTTTCTCGCTAGGGTGGGTCTGTCACCTTTCCTTGGGCAGGACACTGCCTACAGGCTGGGACAGTTTTGGACCAGAAGGACTGCCTGGAAGTCTTGTGGGGACGTCCTGATTTGTAAAGATCTCCCTGGCAGCTGTGTCTCTCCCCAGTTTGAGGCCCAGCACGGCACAACCTCCACCGCTCCCAAGCTCTGCCTGAGCCGGAGCCTCTACAATAGAGGACGCATGGAGTTCCCCGGTCAGGGCCAGCTCCTGGCTCTTCCATTTCCCCGCTGAGCAACCGTGGGCAACTGGCTTCACCTCTTTGAGCCTCGGCCTCCTTCTCTGTGAGATGGGATGATAAGTCATGCCTGACTTACAGGGCCACTGTGCAGGAGCTGGAGAAGCATTCCCAGCGTGTGCCTCCTTTAGCTGTTGCTTTCCCTACAGAAACTGGCTCTGTTCTCACTGGGCACTTTCTCGGCTTATCGGGGCCACTCAGCTGGCCCCAgtgcctctctgtccctcccccagctTGTCCTTCCTCCGGTTCCTATCTCAGTAGCTTGCAGTAGAGCAGTCTGGGCCCCTTCCCACTCACTGAGTGACGCAGAGAATCAGGGATGGGGGACAGAGGGAGCCTCTGTTCCTGCCTGAGCAAGAGGGACATGGCCCTCTGAGCTGGCTGGTGGAGCCCATCCACTAGGGGATCCCGAGcagatggaggaggaaggagcctgGGAGAGCCAGGCACAGGACggctgggcagggaggacggGCTCCCAGCGACCGGGCGCACTGACCTGGAGCACTCCTGCTTGTAGATATCGATGATGTTCTCCACCAGCAGGTTCCTCTGCAGGCCGTACACTCCGTGACGGTCCATGATCACCTCGTGGCGGCAGGTGGGGCAGCGGAAACGGCCTCCAGACATGGACATCGAGCTGCCTCGATTGGTCCAGTAGGGGTTTGCAGCCTGTGGGTGTCAAGGACAGAGGTGAGGCTTgggctcctccccagcccctgccctttcTGATCTCTGACTGTCCTCCCTTCTGCTCGCCCCACCCATTCTCGTCAAACCGCAGGACCTGGACGGAGCCTCCCGTCTTGAGTGGAGCAGCAGCTCACTCACACAGGGAGCGCCTGAGAAGCACCAAGCAATCAACAGACCTGGAGTTCAAGTCACAGCTATTCTCTGAATGACTTGAGGCAGGCAACCTTGTCCCTCCAAGCCTCAGTGTGCCCGTTCGTCAAATGGGCATTACAATTAGAACCAGCGACTAGGGCTGCTACTTTAAAGGTAAAACAGTGAGAGAACATTTTGTAAAGTGCTTCTAGGGAACCTTGAGTCCTGCCTCCCAGCCAGGACATCCACTCTCCTACCTTTCTTAGGAGATGGagccccccctgcccctccctatATTGGAGGCAATAGCCTGGAAGGGGAAGGTGTCGCTACTGGCCAgggcctcccaccctccctcctcctaaAGCTCTGGGCCCCCTGCCACCAGGGAGctggctccagccccaggggtctggtttctctctcctctccccctgcctcccccacttaTCACTTGAGGCATTTGACTCCTGATTGAAGAGTCAACTGCAGTGCTCAGGGCAGAGGTGGCGGAGCTGCCACAGgatggggaagggacacatgcGTCATGGAAAAGGAACTGGGCCCTCAGAGCCACTACCCAGCCCCCCTCAGCTTAGTCCAGAAGCCTTTGCAAGGGAAAAACAGGCCCCAGTTTAGAAGAGTTCTGGGCTAAGAGAGAAGAGTTTTCACCAGGGGAAAGCCGAGgagccccctgagcccccaggACTAGGCACGCCCGGCACTGACCTGGAAGATGTCGCTGGCACACTTCCGGCAGAGGTTGTGCTGACACGGCAAGATGACCACGGGCTTGGTAAACATCTCCAGGCAGATGGGACAGATCAGCTGCTTCTCCAGGTTCTCCAGGGGGTTCCCATCCTGGATCAGGCCTGATTTGTAATCCATACCGTCGGGGGGTGTGGGGCTCACCTGGCTGCCTCCTTTACCTGCTTTGCTCTAAGCAGACGTGAGGTTTTTGCCTTTGTCACAAAACACTTGCCCAGAGTCTCTTGGCCTTCTTCTCCTGGTTCCTGAAATCTGTCTTGGTCTGAGGCCCCTCTGATATTTATAGCTGGACCCTGGTCACATGAGCCCCAGGAGGGAACCAGCTGAGCATTCTGCTGCCAGCATGGCTGGCGGGGCTTGAGTTTCCTCCCAGCCTGCAAGACCAGACTCTCAGATCACGTGTGGGAATGAGCAATCGCTGTCCTCTTGGGACGGGGGTCGTAAACAAGAACGGCCTGTTCGTGGGCAGACTTGGGGGAGGACTCCGTACCCAGAGTTTCCTCCAATCAGTCTCCTCCCACACCAGGCTGATGAGCCAGGGATGGAACCTAGGCAATAGGCCCCCGGGCGTTTCAGGGTTAATAGCCAGTGCTCGCTCTCTGGCCATCATCAGGCCCACCCTtcctctggagtcccaggcagagCCCAagaagagggggcagggcagcccctcTCTCTGAGCCCATCCTTCTGCCTCAGACCTGAGCACAGCACATTGCTGGAGACCTTGGCACAGAACCCCGACCCCAGCTAGCCGGCCCCCTATCCCGTGACCACTGATGCCACTTTAATGCCGAAAGAGCTCCCTTAACACGTAATCCAATtcccttattttacagattttgACACTGGGATCAAATAAGGACCTTATTCAAAGTCAAAGGAAGTTAAGGGGCAAAGCCAGGAATCACATTCATTCATGAGATGGTTTCCTGAGTGCTAACTGTATACAGCAGGCGCCAGGTGACAGGCAGATGAGTAACGCTTTTCCCCACCCTGAGCTGCCCACAGCCTAGGCAGGGAGACAGACGGAGATGACCGAGCCCTGCCTGGTCACACTTAGAAGTTATCCACGTGCTCTCCTCTGCTCTCCGCACCCATACGAACTGTTCTTCGTGTCCTTCTGGACGGCTTCCATGTTGGTGGGTGGAAGTCATTAGAGCAgtggtcccagaggctgtttTTAACACAGAAGCTCATGCCGAAGGACGTTAATGAGGGCCACCAGGTAGAAGGTGCTGGGGCGAGAATGGGAGCAGCGACATCAGGCCTCAGGATGAGCCTGGGAGGGCCTGAGACACATGGGAGTGTCCGGGGTCTCACAGAGGACGGACGCAGGAGAGTAGGCTTGATCTCCGCAGCCTGCAGAGGAGTTGAGGGTTGGAGCCTGAGACGAGACCCAGTGAGTCGTGAGGGCAGAGAAGCCAGCCTTGGGAAGGGTCGGGAgtaaggaggagagggggagcagtcagagaaagaggagggggccTAGAAGACAAGGGGCTGAGGAAATTCAAGGAGAGGCTGGCTCCCCCAAATGTGAATGGCTAGTTTTggctgagcacttactatgtgccagacactgtgctaagaaCTCTGTACACAGCATTTCATTTCATCATCTCAGCAATGACAAAAACTGTTACATCCCTGAAAAGGGTTCCTGAGCCCAGTTCCAGCATGGGGGCATGGGGTTCCCCCATAGCAGCAAACAATTCTAAGGTACCCGCAGGGTGCCCAAGAATGCCACTCCGTTCTGATGTGATCTGCCAGGGCAAGGGCTCAGCCCCGCAAGACCACCCTCCTTCAGACACCCAGGCTCTTCCCTGCACTTCTGACCCATGGGCTACAGATTGGAGTTTCCCCTGCGGCACCCTCTCCACAGGTTCGATTAATTTACCTGAGGCGAGCACAGAGATCAGAGGAAGATTTCATTTACTAGATCAagggtttattataaaaggataaaatTCAGGACCAGCCAGGGAAAAGAGATGCACAAGGCAAAGCATACGGGAAGGCGTGCGGCACGATTTTCCCAGGACCTCCACATGTTCATAGACCCACAGGTTCTCCAAACCCTGTGCTCTTGGGTTTTTATGGAAGCCTGAGTATGCAAGCCATAAGCCTGACTGATTAAATCATTAACTATTGGTGATTGATtaacctccagcccctctcccttgcCCAGAGTGAGAGACAtttgggactgaaagttccaactctCCAACCACGTGGTGGActctcctggcaaccagcccccacccttgGGTGCTTCCACGTCATGTCATTCACGTAACAAAAGACACCTCCATCACTCTCTGCACATAGAAATTCTAAGGGTTTAAGGAGCTGTGAACCAGAAACTGGGCAAAGAACAAATCTCTATTTCTTATTATAGACCTGAGGAAACTCAggcacagaaaggaaaactaactcctatgaggtcacacagcttgcaGAGGTAGCTCAAGGATGTGAACCCAGATATGCTTGACTCAGGAGCCCGGGTTCCTCATGCGTCTACTGAACCGTGTAGGTCAGCAGTGCCAGGCCAGGAGGACGAGGGTTGAAAAGGGGCCATCCCTTCTTCCTGGCTCACCTGACCTGTTTTTTTCAGCCTTGCAACCGAGACAGGACAAGTGTAAGGAAGGAATCAGCTCCCTGAGAAGGACAAAGAGGGACCAGAGAAAGCACTGGGGTTGCTGTGCTGCCAGGCCACCCACCCCTGGGACTTCCCACCTCTTAACTGTTTAGATGCAACTCAACAAATACCATGGTGTCACCGTTCTGTCACTTGCAGCAGCCAGCACTCTCTATGCACTCATGGTTCCAGCTTCTGTATGCTAATGACCCTCGAATCCCAAATTCCAGCTCTCTCCCTTGCCAGAAGCTTTGCTGGGGATCTCTCCTGGGATGCTCCAATAGCACCTCAGGCTCTGACCCACCCAGAGCGCACCAGTGCCCCTCACACCGAGCTCCTCCCCTTGCTTTCCCTTGTTTCCTGTCTCAGTGAGCCGCTCTACCATCCCCCACTGCGCAGACCAGAAGGCTGAGTGCCACCCTtgggctccccctccctcctgtggcACCCAGTGAGCCTCACCACCCAGCACGGGCCCATCTTTGCATCTCACTTGTCACTCTCCCATCTGTGAGTCTGACTCTCCCTCTGGACTTGCAAGACTTTAAGGGCAAAGACTGTGTCTTTacctccagtgcctggcacatagtaggcacttaacaAATGTTTCTTAAATGAGTGAACAAGTGAATGTGTGAATTTAATAAGGGAGCAGCGGGGTGGCTGTCAGACTTGGGGGAGATCAAGGTACTTGACCAAGATTTTTGctcgtttgttttttttgttgtttgtttttgtctgcgAGGGTGCAGCCAGTGGAGAGAAAGTACTAGAACATTGGAGAGGGGGTGATGGAGTAAATTCTGAAGCAttgggaaggagacagacaatCTGACTGTTGAGATGGAAGgataaaagagaggaaaaggtggccctggctggtgtggctcagtgggttgagcgccggcCTACAagccaaagcatcgctggtttgattcccagtcagagaacatgcctgggttgcaggccaggttcccagcagggggtgcgtgagagacaaccacacactgatgtctctctccctctctccctccctttccaaaaataaataattttttttaaagagaggaaaagatggAGGTGAGGTGCTGAAAAGTTGAGAGAATGGTGCTCATATTGATGACCTCAGTCGAGAGTGTTGAGGCCAACTTTTGAGGCTAAAGCAGGGAGGAGGGTAGCATGCATGGGTGGTGGGAGAGGTTTGGACCAGAAAGTGTGAGACACAGGAGGAAGCGCCCTAGAGAGGGCTGAGAGCTGCCTGGAAGCAGAAGAGCCTCACTGATGTTTCCCAACACGCATTGCCATCTGTGAGGAGCCATTC
This Phyllostomus discolor isolate MPI-MPIP mPhyDis1 chromosome 5, mPhyDis1.pri.v3, whole genome shotgun sequence DNA region includes the following protein-coding sequences:
- the TRIM63 gene encoding E3 ubiquitin-protein ligase TRIM63 isoform X2, with amino-acid sequence MDYKSGLIQDGNPLENLEKQLICPICLEMFTKPVVILPCQHNLCRKCASDIFQAANPYWTNRGSSMSMSGGRFRCPTCRHEVIMDRHGVYGLQRNLLVENIIDIYKQECSRPLQKGRHPMCKEHEDEKINIYCLTCETPTCSMCKVFGAHKACEVAPLQSVFQGQKTELSNCISMLVAGNDRVQTIITQLEDSSRVTKENSHQAKEQLSRKFDMLYTILDEKKSELLQQITQEQEEKLSFIEALTQQYREQLDKSTKLVEKAIQSLDEPGGAIFLLSAKQLIKSIVEASKGCQLGKTEQGFENMDYFTLDLEHIAETLRAISFGTDEEEEEYIEEEDQEEEGSTEGKEEGHQ
- the TRIM63 gene encoding E3 ubiquitin-protein ligase TRIM63 isoform X1 produces the protein MDYKSGLIQDGNPLENLEKQLICPICLEMFTKPVVILPCQHNLCRKCASDIFQAANPYWTNRGSSMSMSGGRFRCPTCRHEVIMDRHGVYGLQRNLLVENIIDIYKQECSSRPLQKGRHPMCKEHEDEKINIYCLTCETPTCSMCKVFGAHKACEVAPLQSVFQGQKTELSNCISMLVAGNDRVQTIITQLEDSSRVTKENSHQAKEQLSRKFDMLYTILDEKKSELLQQITQEQEEKLSFIEALTQQYREQLDKSTKLVEKAIQSLDEPGGAIFLLSAKQLIKSIVEASKGCQLGKTEQGFENMDYFTLDLEHIAETLRAISFGTDEEEEEYIEEEDQEEEGSTEGKEEGHQ